In Bacillus sp. S3, the sequence TTATCGTGCAATTAGCGGGAGCATTAGCCTATAACACCTATGAAAGAATGCTATTAATTGTAGAAAATAATGGTGCCATTGCAAACGTCGATCCAACGGCAATGGTGGAAGTTCCATGTTTAGTTAGTAAAGCTGGTGTAGAACCATTAGCAATGGGAATCATTCCACAATTCCAAAAAGGAATGATTGAACAACAAGTTTCTGTAGAAAAATTAGTCGTACAAGCATATTTGGAACAATCTTATCAAAAACTATGGCAAGCACTTACCCTATCGAAAACAGTTCCAAGTGCAAGTGTCGCTAAGAAGATTTTGGACAACCTTATTGAAGCCAATAAAGATTTTTGGCCTGAACTTCATTAATCATAACTGACTTGGTAAACTAGATGAGGAGAGAATTTTTTCTTCTTATCTAGTTTTCTAGCACCAGGAGGTTCCTTAATTGAAGATTGAAGAAATCATTAATAAAAATTACAAACACTTTAGTGATATTGATGAGAATATTGCTAAATATGTTCTTGACCACAAGGATACGATTGGTCGCATGGGAATCAATGAAGTTGCACAAAACAGTTTTACATCAAAATCTTCTGTCTTGCGTTTTTCTCAAAAATTAGGCTTTAGTGGTTTTAGTGAATTTAAGAATTATATTAAGCGAGAAGCAGCAAGAAAGATGGATTACCAAGAACCACATGAATTATTTGATCAAGTCATTACAGATATAGAAAAAACCGTAGAGTATTTGAAAAATGTCGATCTACACTCTATTTATGAAGCTTTAGATGAATGTAAAGACATCTATATTTTGTCAACAGGCGTTGCACAAGTAAACCAAGCGAATGAATTACAGCGGCTCTTTATGATGAGTGGTCGTTCTGTGCACATTCTGCCAGGTTCTATATACTCTTCCGAATATAGAAGGATTATCGAAAATGTTACAGAGGAAGATCTAATTTTCGTATTATCCCTCTCAGGTGAAAACCCAACTTTGGATGGTGTGTTGGACATTCCAAAAGTAAAAGGCGCTAAGACTATATCACTTACAAATTTTAAAAGTAATTCGTTAGCCGGAAAAGCTGATTTTAAATTATACGCCTCTAGCACACTAAACCCAGCACCGCAAAACTGGTGGACCCAGTCTGTTTCTTCCTTTTTTGTGGTGTTAGAAGCATTACTATTCGGATACATGGATTATAGGAGTAGAAAAGATATCGAAGGGTAGGCTTTGTATGTTATTTAAAAAAAATAAAAAGTCTGAGAACATTGCGATTCAAAGCCCATTGAACGCAGAAGTGATTAAATTAGAAAGTGTACCAGATCCTGTTTTCTCGCAAAAAATGATGGGAGAAGGAATCGGTTTTATCCCAACAAACGGAGAAATATACTCTCCAATCAGCGGAAAAGTAACACAAGTATTCCCAACAAAGCATGCGATCGGATTAATGACGGAGGACGGTGTAGAATTACTCTTACACCTTGGCCTAGAAACTGTCGAATTAAATGGGGAAGGTTTTGACATACTAATTGAGTCAGGCGACAGGGTTCAAGCACAAGACCGAATAGGTTCATTTGATTTAACGTTTATCGAGGAAAAAGGAAAAGAAATTATCTCTGTACTCGTCTTCCCTAATCTAAAGGAAAAAGGAAAAGAGCTGACCTTGTCTAAAACAGGAGAAGTAAAAGTTGGAACTGAAATAGCAAATTTACATAAATGATTAGAAAAAGCACAAGGAAAGTAGTACTGCACCCCAAAAGATAGATCGAAAATCTACCTTTTGGGGTGTATTTTGATGGCTAAATATAGTGAACAATTCAGCCATCTTTATCCGAGTGCCTCGGTTCGTAAAAATGATCCTTCGCATCAGGAAACCAAATGCTGTTATTTCTCGACAACAGAACTGGCACCTCCTTTCTTTTTCAAACCATCACACTTTACCGCATTAAACTTTAGCTGAGCGGGGGTCTGACACCAAAATTGAATCGCTATTTTCATGAACCGACGACATTCTTTCGACCAATTTCCGTATCTACTTTATTATGCAAACATTTGATTGAAACAGCAGCTAAATGGCAATCCATTAGGATTTCCCTGCGAAATTGAAAAGAAAGTTGTCGAGAATTGCCAGGGAAATTTACAGATCAACCCCTTAAATTTACATGATTTAACTGGTTTCACGTAAACTTACATGATTCTCTCTATTCCCCGATATTCCACCATCAATTAATTGTTTGGTTGAAAGTGGACTAAGTGTGCTTCAATTCAGGACTCCCCCATGTAAATGGATAAAAATAATGCGGAAATCTGCCGGAAATTGACTTTCCCCTAATTGGTCATGAAGCATTAAACGTGGGGATCAAAGGGATAATAACTGTGCGATTCTTCCAGGAGATATAATTAGGCTTTACGGTCAAAATTATCATAAAAAATAGACGACCTCCGAATTCCCTAGTATCTCGCTTTACCGCAGTACACTTTAGCTGAGTGGGGTCTGACCCCAAATTGCACGATTAAATAATCAGGACGAGGTGACTGCCACCTCGTCCTTTTAATAATAAAATTCACTTCTTGCTCTTCGATAAAAACGGGACTTTTTTAATTGTTATGAGCATGATGATTACGCCCAGCAATATATTTACCATTGCTTTTGGGACATCACCTACCATTTCTAATGTGATCCCTCCGCTTTTCATTGCACCCATAAATAGTGCAGACAATGGTATAAATAATGGGTTATTGTTACTTAGCAACGAAACAACAATCCCATCAAAACCTAATCCATTTGAAAAGTTAATAATAAAACGGTGATGAATTCCAAGGATTTCTATAGCTCCCCCAAAACCTGCAATTGCGCCACTCACAGCCATTACTAACATTTTTCCTCTCGGTACTTGAATTCCGGAAAAATTAGCAAATCTTTCATTATTTCCGATTATATTAATCTCGTACCCAGATGAAGTTTTAGTATTCCAATAATATACGATGATAATTAAAATTAAAGCAAAAAATATTCCTGTAGTTATATTACTTCCTGCCAAAAGTACGTTAAGCATGGCTTGGGAGGCAATTTCCTTTGATGCCCCACTTTCACCGGCAGTGCCTGGTTCATAAAATGGATACCTAATTAAGTATTCGGTAAATAATATGGCTACATAGTTTAGCATCAGCGTAGTAACAACTTCATTTGCTTTAAATTTTAATTTTAACCAACCTGCCAACATAGACCATGCCGCCCCGACAACTCCAGCTGCAATTATACATAAAGGAATGAGGATTAATTTTGGTAGATCAATGAAGGTAAACCCTACCCATGCTGCTGCGAAAGCACCTAGGTATAATTGACCTTCAGCACCTACATTAAACATCCCACCTCTGAATGCAACTGCAAAAGCGAGGCCAGTAAACATAAGGGGTAATGCCCATCTAATGGAATTTGCAATACTCCATTGATCACCAAAAGCCCCCGTAAAAAGTGTAGAATAGACCATCGCTACATCCTTACCTGTCAATAGAAGGACCACAGTGTTTATGAGGAATGCACCTAGGATAACAACCAGTATTAGATAAATTTTTCTAATGTGTTTTTTGAAAAATTCATTAAAGGACATCATACCTAGCCTCCTGATAATGTGTACCGAACATCATTTGCCCCAATTTTTCTTCATTGGCATTTGAGTCCAGCAGCTCCCCAGAAATCCTTCCTTCATAAATCACAATAATTCGGTCGCAAAGTTCCAATATTTCGTCAAGATCTGCTGAGATAAGAAGAACGGCCCCTCCCCGCTCTCTAACATTGACGAGCATTTGTCTGATATATTTGGAGGATCCGATATCAACTCCTCTGGTAGGCTGGCAGGCGACTACTACGTTAGGATCACGTGAAAGCTCTCTTGCAACGATAATTTTTTGCATATTTCCACCGGATAAATTCTTTGCATGCTCTGCCTCTGAAGGAGTTTTAATAGAATATGTTTGAATTAATGCCTTACTTAATTCCCTTGCTTTTTTCCAATTAATAATGCCCCTTTTGGCAATTGGTGGTACATTATGTTTATTAATGATAATATTTTCGGTGATAGAATTGGATAATGCTAGGCCCTCCCTCATTCTATCCTGAGGAATATGGGCAAGCCCCTGTAACATTCGGTTCCTTACAGAATCATTTGAAATAGTTTTCCCATTTAGCGTTATAGAACCACTTGTTATATTTCGCACACCAATAATTGCTTCAGAAAGTTCCGTTTGTCCGTTTCCTTCAACTCCTGCTATACCGAGTATTTCGCCACTATATAGTCGAAGGGAAAAATTATCTACTTCTATTTTTTTTTGGTCTCCTATAACAGTTAAATCTTTTATTTCCAAACTGAGTGTGCCGGTTTTTATTTGTGACTTTTGCAAGCCATCAATATCTCTTCCAATCATCATTCTGGCAATATCCCTTGGCTGCACCTCACTTGTATTAACTGTGCCAATCGTCTTTCCGGCCCTCATTGCGGTGATTCTGTCTGAAATCTCCATAACCTCACGCAATTTATGGGTGATAAATATGATGGAATAACCTCTCTTAGTTAATTTTCTTATTGTCTGAAAAAGAGTTTTTGTTTCTTGAGGGGTTAAGGTAGCTGTTGGCTCATCAAGGATAATTAACCTTGCTCCTTTAAAAAGAATTTTAATAATCTCTACACGCTGCATCAGCCCTACAGAAATATCCTGAACCTTAGTGTCTAAAGGAATTTTTAAATCAAACTCCTCTTGGATTCGTTCAATTTCTTTCCTAAATTCATTCGGTTTCCACACAAATTTCCTTTTTGGAGGTTTTCCTAAGACGATATTCTCAGCAACAGATAAAGAAGGGGAAAGCATAAAATGTTGATGTACCATGCCAATACCTAAGGCAAGAGCATCGTTAGGCGACTTTAGCCTAACTTGTTTGCCTCGATAAAGAATTTCACCGGAGTCTGGACTAAGCATGCCGTATAAAATATTCATTAATGTAGACTTTCCTGCCCCGTTCTCCCCAACAAGGGCATGGACTTCCCCAGCTTTTACACACAGAGAAACATTGTCATTAGCTAAAGTAGCAGAGAATCGCTTGGTAATATTCCTTGCCTCAAGTTCATATTGCATAACTATTATTCCCTTCGCTTCTATTGAGTTACTGTCCAAAGTGTAATGAATATAAAATTACTATTGAATCAAAAAACATTATCTGCTAATATTTCTCTCTATTACTAAGCTTCCTGATTTAATAGCTTCGATGGCTTCGTCAACCTTTTTGTTCACTTCTTGAAGTTTATCGGATAGTTCAGGAACATTTTTACCTAATTCTGTATTTCTTGTAAGACCGATGCCACCATTATTGAAAGTAGCTGTTGTTAACCCACCTTTAAGTGAGCCCTTGACGAATTTTTCAATTTGATCATAGACACTGTTACCAAACCCGATTTGTGTATCCATTAAAACATTAGATGGAGCAAGCTGAGAATGATCGCTGGAATCCCCAATGACTAATATTCCCTTCTCCTTGCTTGCTTCAAT encodes:
- a CDS encoding PTS glucose transporter subunit IIA — protein: MLFKKNKKSENIAIQSPLNAEVIKLESVPDPVFSQKMMGEGIGFIPTNGEIYSPISGKVTQVFPTKHAIGLMTEDGVELLLHLGLETVELNGEGFDILIESGDRVQAQDRIGSFDLTFIEEKGKEIISVLVFPNLKEKGKELTLSKTGEVKVGTEIANLHK
- a CDS encoding ABC transporter permease; translation: MSFNEFFKKHIRKIYLILVVILGAFLINTVVLLLTGKDVAMVYSTLFTGAFGDQWSIANSIRWALPLMFTGLAFAVAFRGGMFNVGAEGQLYLGAFAAAWVGFTFIDLPKLILIPLCIIAAGVVGAAWSMLAGWLKLKFKANEVVTTLMLNYVAILFTEYLIRYPFYEPGTAGESGASKEIASQAMLNVLLAGSNITTGIFFALILIIIVYYWNTKTSSGYEINIIGNNERFANFSGIQVPRGKMLVMAVSGAIAGFGGAIEILGIHHRFIINFSNGLGFDGIVVSLLSNNNPLFIPLSALFMGAMKSGGITLEMVGDVPKAMVNILLGVIIMLITIKKVPFLSKSKK
- a CDS encoding ABC transporter ATP-binding protein, which produces MQYELEARNITKRFSATLANDNVSLCVKAGEVHALVGENGAGKSTLMNILYGMLSPDSGEILYRGKQVRLKSPNDALALGIGMVHQHFMLSPSLSVAENIVLGKPPKRKFVWKPNEFRKEIERIQEEFDLKIPLDTKVQDISVGLMQRVEIIKILFKGARLIILDEPTATLTPQETKTLFQTIRKLTKRGYSIIFITHKLREVMEISDRITAMRAGKTIGTVNTSEVQPRDIARMMIGRDIDGLQKSQIKTGTLSLEIKDLTVIGDQKKIEVDNFSLRLYSGEILGIAGVEGNGQTELSEAIIGVRNITSGSITLNGKTISNDSVRNRMLQGLAHIPQDRMREGLALSNSITENIIINKHNVPPIAKRGIINWKKARELSKALIQTYSIKTPSEAEHAKNLSGGNMQKIIVARELSRDPNVVVACQPTRGVDIGSSKYIRQMLVNVRERGGAVLLISADLDEILELCDRIIVIYEGRISGELLDSNANEEKLGQMMFGTHYQEARYDVL
- a CDS encoding MurR/RpiR family transcriptional regulator is translated as MKIEEIINKNYKHFSDIDENIAKYVLDHKDTIGRMGINEVAQNSFTSKSSVLRFSQKLGFSGFSEFKNYIKREAARKMDYQEPHELFDQVITDIEKTVEYLKNVDLHSIYEALDECKDIYILSTGVAQVNQANELQRLFMMSGRSVHILPGSIYSSEYRRIIENVTEEDLIFVLSLSGENPTLDGVLDIPKVKGAKTISLTNFKSNSLAGKADFKLYASSTLNPAPQNWWTQSVSSFFVVLEALLFGYMDYRSRKDIEG